Within the Camelus dromedarius isolate mCamDro1 chromosome 9, mCamDro1.pat, whole genome shotgun sequence genome, the region gGACACAGATGTACTCATTTGACAATCACAGTTGGCTCTCCGTACCTGCAGATGCAGAACCTGCAGACACGGAGGGCTGACTGTGGGACTTGATCACCCACTACAGGTCCTGGAACCAGACTCCCcacagatactgagggacaactgtaggTACTGTTTATGGCTGCTTTCGTGGTACAACGGCAGTTTAGTAGTCGCAACAGAGATCTACAGCCTGCAAAGCCCAGAATGTTTACTTTTTAgccctttaataaaaaatttgcAGGCCCTTATCTTTTACCATATACAGAGAGCAGAAGACATTACCCAGAAAGGCAATGATCTGCTCAACACATGTGTAAATCTACAGATACTCTGGAAGACCTTTCTAGTTTCAGCACTAgtttttcattagaaaattaattttttaaagtccaggCCATTTTTTCACATACAACAAAACTAGCATAAACAACTCCCAATAGCCAACTtattacataccataaaattgtATGAATAAGTTACTCAACTTCCAGATAAATAAGGTTAGTGCTGGTGGGCACCCAGGTGAGACTAGATGTGGGATAGGGAGGACccctttctgtatttctttttctgtcccacAGGAGAGTACACGAAAGGTGCAGAACAACATCTTTCACATGTGGCGATACTACAACTTTGCCCGCATGAGAAAAATGGCTGACTTTTTCCTTCTCCAGTCAAACTATAACTATGTGAATTGGTGGTCCACAGCCCAGAGCCTTGTTATTGTTCTTTCTGGGATCCTGCAGCTGTATTTCTTGAAGCGTCTCTTCAATGTCCCAACGGTAACAGACACAAAGAAGCCAAGATGCTAAGCTCAAACAACTACAGTGCcctggctctttttttttcttttcttttcaaaatggcaataaaataataaaaatgtgtatgttcTGAGGTTAGCTATTTCTAAAGTGTGCACTAAATGTTACCATTAAAATACTGTCCATCACATAGCATCTCCTTATCCTTCACTATGTCTGTTTAGAAATTAACAGAACTTTCGAAGGGAAAAGAGTTGGAAAAAACGggacaaaaatgtataaaactgTGTTCTATATGTTGCATACAAAAACAGGAGTTGGTAGAGTGCTTTTTTGTAATTGaaagatgttttattttagaGACGTTACCTTAGGAATTTAAATAAGcagtatattcattttaaaattgctttacAATACAGGtagtttaaaaaaactttgtgatatatttttcactaaaagtattttaataattctaaaaataattttggaaggCATGGGTGAAAACTGAGGAGCTGAATTCAGGGTCTGATTTCTGCTTTTCGTCCAGTCTGACAGTCAGGCAAGTAAAGAtttgtaagaaaggaaaagaaaggaaaagaaaagaaaagaaaaggaaagaaaaaagaaaaaaagaaaggaaaagaaaagaaaagaagtaagaaaaaaataaatatatataactgaatcactttactgtatacctgaaactaacacaatattctaaaccaactatacttcaattaaaaaatttttaaaaagatttatagaAGTTAAGTTTTAGGAAATCAAGGTGATAAAAATAACATTCAGCCAGGGATCATACCATCCAAAAAAAGAATGATCGAGAAAACTGCTTGTAAAAGCCAAGATAATATAATCAAATTCTGTCCATAAGATAACAGAAATACTCAGTATAAGCAATATCAAAATGACTCTTACCATTTACTCAACACCTATCATTTACCAGGCACTGCACTAGGTGCTTTACAATcatgatttctaattttaaaaactattctcaGAAAGACGATTAAGCTGcttttttgaaatagaaaaagaaaatgaagcttaTTAAAGTTTAATGACTCATCTAAGGCCATACAGCTGGTAGATGTCAGAATTGGTGTTTGAATCCAAGTTTTtcttccacacacacaccacctacCATATAGAAAATCAGCAGAATAAATTGCTCTTAGTATTTTACCCAAATTTCATTTGTAAGATCCCAGACGTGACCTACTACTGTGAAACGGCAATATCTATCTTTCATagtattaataaataatttaaaaaacctatTAAGTTCTTACCAtgaatttggaaaacagtgttaTCACAGATAACAATAATAAGCTAATCCCGTCCTAAGTTCCAACAATTTAGAACCTGTTACTCAAAAAGCCCCCTGATTCAAATATAAAACACAATATTCTATTTAGTCACCATCACAAAGATCTGAAACTCCATTTTTGAGCCATATCCACATAATAAGAATCCAGCCTGCATTTTTCCATAATAGAAAGAATTTTAAACTAAGAAGTCCCTGGAGAGGTCACAgagttgacaaaattcaacatgacGGTGGAGCCtacacagacacaggaaacaacgCTAGGCCCTTCCACACAGCCATAAGTCCTCGCGACGATTTCATTTTAAGTCAATGTCTCTTCATGCCGCACATATTCCCCAATGTCTGCTTGATGAAATACCACAATCGCCATGGGGTCTACTTTCCTGCAGTCTTGTGTAGACTTTGCTGCCACCCCAAAACCCTGGGATTCAAAAGAAGAGATACTGATTCACTCAAGTCATTCAATAAGCACGCATTGAGGTCGGGAAATAACAAAGATGGCAAAATACAGCTCTTTGAGAAATTCAAAAGGTGCTGAGAATTTAGTATCCCAAGCGCACAGATTGAAAACACACCCTTCTTGAATAAAAAGATACTTGATTTTTTAACAGCGACCATCTCTACTCACCAAAGGGATGTCTGCCATGGAGTACACCACGACCCCCTGGTACTGAGAAGTATTTTCAGTGATTCGACCAAGTCCAGATTTCAGCACATGGTTCCCATACAGGAAGGACTGCTCTGCTCCAGGCTTTATCCACACTTtatactataataaaaagaattaaatccaAGAGACATAAAAATGCTAACAGTTACACTCCTGCAGATAAGCTAGCAGCTGGATCtactgttaatttcttttttttccttatgaacaaagttttttttttcttttaaactgaagtataatgacttacaatactatgttagttGCAGGTGCATAACATAGTAATTTGGTATTACTAAACGTAacaatgatcaccatgataagtctagttaccatctgccATCATATAATGTTATACACTATttttgactatattccccatgctatGTATTTCATCctgtgattcattttattttgcagtataaattttaaggaaaagggagaaagaagcaTGTTTCCCTCAAACTGTTCACCCCCTGAGCAGAACTGCCAGGAGGTTTTCTTCAACTCTACAGTCAGCTTCTCCAATGGGCAGTTTAACAGCTCTTTTTATGAACCCCACTATGCTCTTCCTCATAGCCACCTATTTGCTTTTCTATCTTGAGCTGGGTCTACACAGATTTTTCTACTTTGCTGGAGATAACTACAACTCCACGGCCGCCATACAGGACTCCTAGCCCTGAGCCCCAACCACGCCCAAGCAGCAAGATGTACAAACATCTCCATATGCCGGCACCGACCCTAAGCACTGCCAGGGACGCCACTGTTATCTGCGTTCTGATGTAACCCTCATCCTTGACTCCCTAGTGGCAGACTGGAAACCACCCCACAAACCTTGGCATAGGGTGCAAGGTAATCCAGAGCTGTGATGTGCAACCGGAATTTGTGAGTCTTGGTGAATTTTCCGAAGCAGGTCCCCAAAGACACCAGCTTGTCCCCGGAGATATTAGCGGCCAACTTTAAAATCTtctcactgaaagaaaaagaaataaggtagTGTCACATGAGGGGGGCTGGTGGGACCCAGACCCCAACCCGGGTACATGCTGACCACTCGGCCCTGACTCACCTCACGTAGTACACCCGGTCGTTGTGCAGCCTGAAGCAGTAGGTGCCGTCGGGCCTGTCGACCAGCAGCTGAAGGTTCTCCCCGATGCTGAGAGCAAAAGGAGAACTGGAGGTCCCGCCAGGACTCGTTTCGGCCCGGCGGCCCCGCTCCACCCACGCCcctccccgccacacacacactccctcttcTGCCCTGCTTGCTCTTACTATTTTGCTATCTTCTCAAACATTACACGGGTCTCCTCTTCAGTCAAAGGCCGCATTTTCCCGCTGGGTTGGAACACCGGATCCTCGTGCCTCAGTCGGCGGAAACGGAAGGTCAGCTGCCAGCCGCTCCTTGACAACTTCAAACTCTGCCTCTCTAGCTGCTTTCTAGTCGTTCCCCATGACAGCGCCCCGCAGCCTGGAGGATCATCGGGAAAAGAAAGCCAGCCGAGTAAGAaaccacagagacaggaagttcGACACGGCTGCTTCCGGCCCTAGATTCCAAGTCAGCGCCCTTGCTGGGCCGGAGGGGAAGTGACGCTGCTGCTGGGAAGATGGCGGCGACAGCGACTATACCGTCCTCATCTACGGCTTCGGCCACGGCGACGGCCACCGCGGCGGCTCTCGGGGAGGTGGAGGATGAAGGGCTCCTGGCATCGCTGTTCCGGGACCGCTTCCCGGAGGCCCAGTGGCGGGAGCGGCCAGATGTGGGCCGCTACCTCAGGGAGTTGAGCGGCTCGGCGCTGGAGCGGCTGCGGCGCGAGCCCGAGCGCCTGGCCGAGGAGCGAGCGCAGCTGCTGCAGCAGACGCGCGACTTGGCCTTCGCCAACTACAAGACCTTCATCCGCGGCGCCGAGTGCACCGAGCGCATTCACTGCCTTTTTGGCGACGTGGAGGAGTCGCTTGGCCGCCTGCTCGACCGCTTGCCCAGCTTCCAACAGAGCTGCAGGTGTGGCGGGCCCGGCGCTAAAGGGGCTTTTAGCAActgtaatagctaacatttacgaTAAATAGCTAACACTTAGCGCTTCCCATGTGCCGGGCTCTCTTCTGAGCATTTTATTAATCCATTTAAACTTCACAATAGCATTCGAGGTAGgtattgttattcccatttaatGTATGAGGAAGTTGAGACACAGGTTAGTGACTGTCCCAGGGCACAACTAGTACGTTTCGAAGTCAGAATTGGAACCCAGCAGCACGTCCCTCCCTCATAGCACTGTTGTGAGCAATAAATAAAGAATCCATGCAAAGCACTTATTTGGGGGTCTGACATAATTGTCAGtttaatatatgtacacatttatgTAAACATACACACTATACacaacacacacgtacacatagtAGTTCGGACCAGAGGCCATCTGCTCCAAACTTTCATTGATAGGAGTTTGACAAGGAAATCCTCCCATTGGTGGCAGTAAAAATTGTTttgtaaaaattgttttttaaaaatcctttttgaGCTTCATTCTGCCTCCCTTGACCTTCAGTCCATTATCCCTGATTCTGCCTTCCGGCCTTTCAtgttaaaagttttttcttttgagtctttGTGTATTTAACAATAGCTTTTGCACGCTTCAAATCGCCTGGAATAGACAGCTATGGAGAAGAAATGGAGACTGTAGCAGGAACTAAGTTTGGACAAGAGCATAGTGGAAGATTAAGAGGCTGAGGGAACTTGGGGGTAAGGTGGTAGTTTCTAGGCTAGTTAGGGTATTATTCTGAAAATAATAAGATAGCTATTATTAAAGGAACATTTAGTCTGTGTCAGGTTCTGTGTTAAATGCTTTatacacatcatctcatttaatcctcacatctgTATGAGGTGGGTCCTATTTActattttaccaatgaggaaacagCTCAGAGAGAGCCTAAGTACCTTGCCACAGCTTGTTAAATGGCAGATCCGTGTTCaaatctttatcatttattagttgtatgatcttggacaagttgcttaaatTCGATGAGACTGAAGTTTCCTTAAGGGTAAAAGTACTTACCAGATATATCTGGTGTGAAGATTAAATCAGATAAATCATCCAGCCCATTGCCCAGTTTGTAGTAAATGCTTGGTACCTGTAGCTAAGGTTTAGATGCAGAGTAGTGAACCACCAATGTTCTCCTGATTGTTACAGGAATTTTGTGAAAGAGGCTGAGGAGATAAGCTCCAATCGCCGGATGAACACCCTGACTCTAAACCGGCACACGGAAATCCTGGAAATCCTGGAGATCCCCCAGCTCATGGACACCTGTGTCCGGAACAACTATTATGAAGAGGCCCTGGAGCTTGCAGGCTACGTACACCGACTGGAAAGGAAATACTCCTCCATCCCCGTCATCCAGGTAGCCAACGTGCCCAGAGAGGACTCACACTGATGTCCTTGTTACCAGTAATTCTGTCGTCATCACTGAACCTTTAGTCAGAAACCTTAGGGAAACTCCTTGCATGTTTCATACTAGTTTCTGCCAGCCATGCAGGCTTGATcataaaacatacattcatttattcagtcagttgataaatattaattttgtgcCAGACATTGATCTAGGTACTGGGGATACACTGAGCAAAGACAAGGCCCTGGCTCTTGTGAATATAAGCTGATAGttggcaaataaatacataatatccTTTCAGATACTGTTAAGTATCTTAAAATACACCAGGGAATGGGGGTACTCCTGGTAGAGTGGTCAGGAAAGGCTCTTCTGGAGAGAgaacatttaagctgagacccgGATGATGACGTGAAGATGTGGGGAGAGAGCAAACCAGAAAGTGGTAAGAACAAGTGCAGTGGGCTAAGGAGGGAAGAGGTTGGAGTGTTTAGAAATACAAAGACAGCTGTTCTGGCTGGATTGCCCTGAGCAAGGGGAGAGCATTAGGAAGCAAGTGAGGGCAGGAGAACCAGGCAGGGCCTATGGGCCAGTGAACCAAATCTTTGTTGGTGAACCTATGTGCATCAATTTTAGGAAATCTACTTCATGTCAGGAAAGCAGCGGGAACGTTGGTTTGCAATATTCAGGGTTAGTGGAATGGGTTCCAGGGATTGTCTTTCCCAGCATGATGTGACTCACCTCCTGTATCTTCAGGGCATTGTGAATGAAGTGCGCCAGTCCATGCAGCTCATGCTGAGCCAGCTGATCCAGCAACTGAGGACCAGCATccagctccctgcctgcctccgtGTCATTGGCTTCCTACGGCAAATGGATGTCTTCACCGAGGCTGAGTTGAGGGTGAAGTTTCTTCAGGCCCGAGATGCTTGGCTCCGTTCCATACTGACTGCTATCCCCAGTGATGATCCCTATTTCCACATCACAAAAACCATTGAAGCCTGCCGTGTCCATCTGTTTGATATCATCACCCAGTACCGTGCCATCTTCTCAGACGAGGACCCATTGCTGCCCCCTGCCATGGGTGACCAC harbors:
- the COG8 gene encoding conserved oligomeric Golgi complex subunit 8 isoform X1, producing the protein MAATATIPSSSTASATATATAAALGEVEDEGLLASLFRDRFPEAQWRERPDVGRYLRELSGSALERLRREPERLAEERAQLLQQTRDLAFANYKTFIRGAECTERIHCLFGDVEESLGRLLDRLPSFQQSCRNFVKEAEEISSNRRMNTLTLNRHTEILEILEIPQLMDTCVRNNYYEEALELAGYVHRLERKYSSIPVIQGIVNEVRQSMQLMLSQLIQQLRTSIQLPACLRVIGFLRQMDVFTEAELRVKFLQARDAWLRSILTAIPSDDPYFHITKTIEACRVHLFDIITQYRAIFSDEDPLLPPAMGDHTVNESAIFHGWVLQKVSQFLQVLETDLNRGIGGRLDSLLGQCMYFGLSFSRVGADFRGQLAPVFQRVAISTFQKAIQEAVEKFQDEMNSYTLILAPAILGSSNLPAAVPVTQPGTLQPPMVLLDFPPLACFLNNILVAFNDLRLCCPVALAQDVTGALEDALAKVTKVILAFHRAEEAVFSSGEQELFIQFCTAFLEDLVPYINRCLQVLFPPAQIAQTLGIPATQLSKYGNLGRVNVSVVQEPLAFILPKRETVFCLDEKELVPELTAPAPELPSEEPRLEPVTSAFPDGGRGEVGSAEPPRADVPSAGT
- the NIP7 gene encoding 60S ribosome subunit biogenesis protein NIP7 homolog isoform X2, whose translation is MRPLTEEETRVMFEKIAKYIGENLQLLVDRPDGTYCFRLHNDRVYYVSEKILKLAANISGDKLVSLGTCFGKFTKTHKFRLHITALDYLAPYAKYKVWIKPGAEQSFLYGNHVLKSGLGRITENTSQYQGVVVYSMADIPLHPKGGRVSLNTH
- the COG8 gene encoding conserved oligomeric Golgi complex subunit 8 isoform X2; its protein translation is MAATATIPSSSTASATATATAAALGEVEDEGLLASLFRDRFPEAQWRERPDVGRYLRELSGSALERLRREPERLAEERAQLLQQTRDLAFANYKTFIRGAECTERIHCLFGDVEESLGRLLDRLPSFQQSCRNFVKEAEEISSNRRMNTLTLNRHTEILEILEIPQLMDTCVRNNYYEEALELAGYVHRLERKYSSIPVIQGIVNEVRQSMQLMLSQLIQQLRTSIQLPACLRVIGFLRQMDVFTEAELRVKFLQARDAWLRSILTAIPSDDPYFHITKTIEACRVHLFDIITQYRAIFSDEDPLLPPAMGDHTVNESAIFHGWVLQKVSQFLQVLETDLNRGIGGRLDSLLGQCMYFGLSFSRVGADFRGQLAPVFQRVAISTFQKAIQEAVEKFQDEMNSYTLILAPAILGSSNLPAAVPVTQPGTLQPPMVLLDFPPLACFLNNILVAFNDLRLCCPVALAQDVTGALEDALAKVTKVILAFHRAEEAVFSSGEQELFIQFCTAFLEDLVPYINRCLQVLFPPAQIAQTLGKQVPTEAFVAFSIRPTLCAVPDDFQDLALRHSSHSALQVRKPWACERQRRPGASCLYPAEERDGLLSRREGASPRAHRSGTGTAL
- the NIP7 gene encoding 60S ribosome subunit biogenesis protein NIP7 homolog isoform X1, with the protein product MRPLTEEETRVMFEKIAKYIGENLQLLVDRPDGTYCFRLHNDRVYYVSEKILKLAANISGDKLVSLGTCFGKFTKTHKFRLHITALDYLAPYAKYKVWIKPGAEQSFLYGNHVLKSGLGRITENTSQYQGVVVYSMADIPLGFGVAAKSTQDCRKVDPMAIVVFHQADIGEYVRHEETLT
- the NIP7 gene encoding 60S ribosome subunit biogenesis protein NIP7 homolog isoform X3, which translates into the protein MRPLTEEETRVMFEKIAKYIGENLQLLVDRPDGTYCFRLHNDRVYYVSEKILKLAANISGDKLVSLGTCFGKFTKTHKFRLHITALDYLAPYAKYKVWIKPGAEQSFLYGNHVLKSGLGRITENTSQYQGVVVYSMADIPLKLLK
- the COG8 gene encoding conserved oligomeric Golgi complex subunit 8 isoform X4; this translates as MAATATIPSSSTASATATATAAALGEVEDEGLLASLFRDRFPEAQWRERPDVGRYLRELSGSALERLRREPERLAEERAQLLQQTRDLAFANYKTFIRGAECTERIHCLFGDVEESLGRLLDRLPSFQQSCRNFVKEAEEISSNRRMNTLTLNRHTEILEILEIPQLMDTCVRNNYYEEALELAGYVHRLERKYSSIPVIQGIVNEVRQSMQLMLSQLIQQLRTSIQLPACLRVIGFLRQMDVFTEAELRVKFLQARDAWLRSILTAIPSDDPYFHITKTIEACRVHLFDIITQYRAIFSDEDPLLPPAMGDHTVNESAIFHGWVLQKVSQFLQVLETDLNRGIGGRLDSLLGQCMYFGLSFSRVGADFRGQLAPVFQRVAISTFQKAIQEAVEKFQDEMNSYTLILAPAILGSSNLPAAVPVTQPGTLQPPMVLLDFPPLACFLNNILVAFNDLRLCCPVALAQDVTGALEDALAKGWTLEESRWYGRQVGGQPASSSTKWTTCRAACSLTKWTARLLQISTGWR